In Lathyrus oleraceus cultivar Zhongwan6 unplaced genomic scaffold, CAAS_Psat_ZW6_1.0 chrUn0232, whole genome shotgun sequence, the following proteins share a genomic window:
- the LOC127112994 gene encoding uncharacterized protein LOC127112994 produces the protein MSDKEYKVILDCTFMNLSEEPRLPASFRGGKSDSKDTIKLLVDKVNLNGQILLSQTVTIISVVVNHALLELCNGTDGESPLAHIALEGLWVSYRMTSSSETDLFVTIPKFSILDFRPDTKPEMRLMLGSSTDALKQAGTIKVPVLFNPVSFRKSSSEAGIDDTPISTMFLMDYRWRMSSQSFVIRVQQPRVLVVPDFLLAVAEFFVPSLGALTGREETMDPKNDPISKNSSIVLMEAVYRQEEDVVHLSPSKQLVADCVGIDEYTYDGCGKVICLSVETDTKEVRSTRSRPIIVIGRGKRLRFVNVKIENGSLLRKYTYLSNDSSYSTSIEDGVDIVVPGDLSSYDEQSLETINQTSGSSVYSQSESNGTQSFTFETQVVSSEFTFYDGTKSFLDDSSYSEKLIRAKLDLSFMYASKEKDTWIRALAKDFTVETGSGLIILDPVDVSGGYTSVKDKTNISLLSTDICIHLSLSAVSLILNLQSQASAALNLGSATPLVPCTNFDRIWVSEKETGPNNNITFWRPQAPANYVVLGDCVTSRPVPPSQAVMAVSNTYGRVRKPVDFHLIGSFQNIEDGGSDSHSISACDCSLWMPVAPPGYTALGCVAHVGNQPPPNHVVHCLRSDLVTSAKYSDCIFNIPSNYQFTSGFSVWRLDNAIGSFFAHSSSGCPLKDGLYNLNHLLVWNSNRVPLVAPVSDLNSDQENNNQQTAKSMNTSGWDILKSISKATNCYMSTPNFERIWWDKGSDLRRPVSIWRPIARHGYAVLGDCITEGLEPPALGIIFKNDNPDISSKPLQFTKVSHIVGKGIEEVFFWYPIAPPGYVSLGCVVSRTDEAPRTNLFCCPRMDLVSQANIFETPLSRSSSSRAPQSWSIWKVENQACTFLARSDLKKPSSRLAYIIGDSVKPKTRENINAELKLRYFSLTILDSLCGMMRPLFDTTITNIKLATHGGLHGMNAVLISSIVASTFNAKLEAWEPFVEPFDGIFKFETFDTNAQSPFGLGKRIRVSATSILNVNVSAANLESFVGSVHSWRRQLEFEQKASKLNAEAGGQHKGESTTFSALDEDDLQTVIVENKLGCDIFVKKVEHDVDTVDMLHHGDCVSVWIPPPRFSNRLNVADESREARYYVAVQILEAKGLSIIDDGNSHNFFCALRLVVDSQASEQQKLFPQSARTKCVKPIISRINSRDEGNVKWNELFIFEVPRKAPAKLEIEVTNLAAKAGKGDVVGALSFSVGHGANTLKKVASVRMFHQPYDAQNIRSYPFTRMGQQSNVEFMHDSSLVVSTSYFERNTIANLQKELESENTRDRDIGFWVGLDPQGEWESVRSLLPLTVGPKFLQKEYIGMEVVMKNGKKHVIFRGLVGVVNDSDVILTISTCNASCGHEPSLGTSTSNTVVEEVFQNQYYQPSSGWGNSWPGVHPDNPRHWSTRDFSASSKDFFEPPLPPGWKWASGWSIEKFPHVDKEGWAYGSDIKNLRWPPTSSKSSTKSASDVVRRRRWIRTRQPTSEQGVESLQSGVSTVQPGASTILSWRSTSKDSEQHLQIRPSFDNSQPSYSWSHAVAVGSTYIFSKDQQLDPGCRPNSVTSNCSLKLNEIEKKDILLCCNPSSGSKQLWFSVGTDASVLNTELNNPVYDWRISINSPMKLENRLPCPAEFSILEKTKEGNCVERHCGIVSSRQSVHIYSVDIQKPLYLTLSVQNGWVMEKEPILVLDPALSNHVSSFWMVHRQSRRKLRLSIEHDMGGTSAAPKTLRLFVPYWIVNESSLPLSYRLVEVEPLENAEVDSVSLSRAVRSAKTALKNPISSLDRRHFSSRKNLQVLEVIEDSNPFPSMLSPQDYAGRSGVTMFQSQKDTYLSPRLGISVSMRYSEVYSPGVSLLELENKERIDVKAFKSEGSYYKLSALLKMTSDRTKVVQFQPHTMFINRVGCSLCLQQSDTQSVVWIHPTDPPKPFEWQSSAKVELLKLRIDGYKWSTPFSVGYEGIMRISLKKDVGDETMQLRVAVRSGAKRSRFEVVFRLNSLSSPYRVENRSMFLPIRFRQADGIGDSWQLLLPNSAASFLWEDLGRRRLLELLVDGTDQMKSLKYDIDEISDHTPVHVAEGPTRALRVTIVKEEKTNVVKISDWMPETEPIGVMSRRHSSSVNDSQKQQLMSDTDFEFHINVDLAEFGVSIVDHTPEEILYLSVQNLVLAYSTGLGSGISRFKLRMCGLQVDNQLPLTPMPVLFRPQRAVSETDYILKFSITIQSNGSLDLCVYPYIGLHGPESSAAFLVNIHEPIIWRLHEMIQQVKLGRLSESQTTAASVDPIIQIGVLNISEVRFKVSMAMSPSQRPRGVLGFWASLMTALGNTENMPVRINHRFNENVCMRQSSMISMAISNIRKDLLGQPLQLLSGVDILGNASSALGHMSKGVAALSMDKKFIQSRQRQENKGVEDFGDVIREGGGAFAKGLFRGVTGILTKPLEGAKTSGVEGFVQGVGKGIIGAAAQPVSGVLDLLSKTTEGANAMRMKIASAITSDEQLLRRRLPRVISGDNLLQLYEEYKAQGQVILQLAESGSFFGQVDLFKVRGKFALSDAYEDHFMLPKGKIFMVTHRRVILLQQPSNIIAQRKFSPAKDPCSIVWEILWDDFCTMELMHGKKDNPKSPPSQLILYLQSRSLDVKENVRAVKCYPESHQALQVYSSIDHALSIYGPNASKGMLKNKVTKPYSPLVDGPNVDVTPKEGVCPWSPQQMPGSAPISSSFGSSSNH, from the exons ATGTCTGATAAAGAATATAAGGTGATTTTGGATTGTACATTCATGAATTTATCAGAAGAACCAAGGCTTCCTGCTAGTTTTCGGGGTGGAAAATCTGATTCGAAGGATACTATTAAGCTTCTGGTTGATAAGGTTAACTTGAACGGTCAAATTTTGTTGTCTCAAACAGTTACAATTATATCTGTTGTGGTGAACCATGCCTTGCTGGAGCTTTGTAATGGCACTGATGGGGAGTCTCCATTGGCTCATATTGCG CTGGAAGGTCTATGGGTTTCATATCGCATGACATCTTCATCAGAGACAGACCTGTTTGTGACAATTCCAAAATTTTCTATTCTAGATTTTCGCCCTGATACGAAACCTGAAATGCGCCTGATGCTTGGATCTTCCACTGATGCTTTGAAACAAGCCGGTACTATAAAGGTTCCCGTTTTGTTTAACCCAGTTAGCTTTCGGAAGTCAAGCAGTGAAGCTGGAATTGATGATACACCCATTTCAACAATGTTCTTGATGGACTATAGGTGGCGTATGTCATCACAATCATTTGTAATTCGTGTGCAGCAGCCTCGAGTCCTTGTTGTGCCAGATTTTCTTCTTGCAGTGGCAGAGTTTTTTGTGCCTTCTCTTGGAGCACTCACGGGAAGAGAGGAAACAATGGATCCAAAGAATGATCCCATTAGCAAAAACAGTAGCATAGTGCTGATGGAAGCAGTTTACAGGCAGGAAGAAGATGTGGTGCACCTCTCCCCATCTAAACAGTTAGTTGCAGATTGTGTAGGCATTGACGAATATACATATGATGGCTGTGGAAAGGTTATTTGTCTTTCTGTTGAAACAGATACAAAAGAAGTCCGCAGTACAAGATCTAGACCAATTATAGTCATTGGACGTGGCAAAAGGTTGCGATTTGTTAATGTAAAAATTGAG AATGGTTCTCTACTAAGGAAGTATACGTACCTGAGTAATGATAGCAGCTACTCAACCTCTATTGAAGATGGTGTGGACATTGTCGTTCCAGGTGATTTGTCTTCTTATGATGAGCAAAGCCTTGAAACCATAAATCAAACATCAGGGTCTTCCGTATATTCTCAAAGTGAATCAAATGGAACTCAAAGTTTTACGTTTGAAACCCAG GTTGTTTCTTCCGAGTTCACCTTCTACGATGGTACTAAGTCATTTCTCGATGATTCATCTTATAGTGAGAAGCTTATCCGGGCAAAGTTGGACCTTAGCTTCAT GTATGCCTCCAAGGAAAAGGACACTTGGATTAGAGCCCTGGCGAAGGATTTTACTGTTGAAACTGGTTCTGGTCTTATCATTCTAGATCCAGTGGATGTTTCAGGGGGATATACTTCTGTGAAGGATAAAACAAATATATCTTTGCTATCAACGGACATTTGTATTCATCTTTCACTTAGTGCTGTTTCTCTTATACTAAATCTTCAAAGTCAGGCATCTGCTGCATTAAATTTGGGAAGTGCAACTCCCCTTGTTCCATGCACCAACTTTGACCGAATTTGGGTGTCTGAAAAAG AGACTGGTCCCAACAACAATATTACCTTTTGGAGGCCTCAAGCTCCTGCTAATTATGTTGTATTAGGGGATTGTGTGACGTCAAG GCCAGTTCCTCCATCACAGGCAGTAATGGCAGTAAGTAACACATATGGTCGTGTAAGGAAGCCAGTTGATTTCCATCTTATTGGGTCATTCCAGAATATTGAAGATGGTGGAAGTGATAGCCATTCTATTTCTGCCTGTGATTGTTCTCTTTGGATGCCTGTTGCGCCCCCAGGATACACAGCACTAGGCTGTGTAGCCCATGTTGGGAACCAACCACCCCCGAATCATGTTGTTCATTGCCTACGTTCTGATCTTGTAACATCAGCAAAGTATTCGGACTGCATATTTAATATCCCATCAAATTATCAGTTTACCTCTGGATTTAGCGTATGGCGCCTTGACAATGCTATTGGCTCTTTTTTTGCTCATTCTTCCTCTGGTTGCCCTCTCAAAGACGGACTTTACAACTTAAATCATCTGCTTGTTTGGAATTCAAATAGAGTTCCTCTTGTAGCTCCAGTATCAGATTTAAATTCTGACCAGGAAAATAATAATCAGCAGACTGCTAAAAGCATGAATACATCTGGATGGGATATTCTTAAATCCATTTCAAAAGCAACTAACTGCTATATGTCTACACCCAACTTTGAAAGGATTTGGTGGGACAAAGGTAGCGACCTCCGCCGCCCGGTCTCTATTTGGCGACCTATTGCACGTCATGGTTATGCTGTCTTGGGAGATTGCATCACTGAAGG CCTTGAACCTCCTGCACTGGGAATAATATTCAAGAATGACAATCCCGACATCTCTTCAAAACCTCTTCAATTTACGAAAGTTTCCCATATTGTAGGGAAAGGGATTGAGGAAGTTTTCTTCTGGTACCCCATTGCTCCTCCTGGTTATGTATCTTTAGGTTGTGTTGTCTCAAGAACCGATGAAGCACCACGTACAAATTTGTTTTGCTGCCCTAGGATGGATCTTGTTAGCCAAGCAAACATTTTTGAGACTCCTCTTTCAAGATCTTCAAGCTCAAGAGCTCCTCAATCCTGGAGCATTTGGAAAGTAGAAAATCAG GCATGCACTTTTTTGGCTCGTTCTGACCTTAAAAAACCGTCAAGTCGTTTGGCCTACATAATTGGTGATTCAGTGAAACCAAAGACCCGAGAAAACATAAATGCTGAGCTGAAGCTGCGATACTTTTCCCTGACGATTTTAGACAGCTTATGTGGAATG ATGCGACCCTTGTTTGACACTACAATTACCAATATTAAGCTTGCAACACATGGTGGGCTACATGGGATGAATGCAGTCCTTATTTCTTCCATTGTTGCATCAACCTTCAATGCAAAATTAGAGGCATGGGAACCCTTTGTGGAACCATTTGATGGAATATTCAA GTTTGAAACATTTGATACAAATGCACAATCACCGTTCGGATTAGGTAAGAGAATTCGAGTTTCTGCAACTAGCATCTTGAATGTAAATGTCAGTGCAGCAAATCTTGAATCCTTTGTGGGGAGTGTTCATTCATGGAGAAGACAGCTAGAGTTTGAACAGAAAGCATCCAAGCTAAATGCG GAGGCTGGTGGTCAACACAAAGGAGAAAGTACAACTTTTTCTGCTCTAGATGAGGATGACTTGCAGACTGTGATAGTAGAAAATAAACTTGGGTGTGATATCTTTGTCAAAAAAGTTGAGCATGATGTAGATACAGTTGACATGCTACATCACGGAGACTGTGTTTCTGTGTGGATTCCTCCTCCACGGTTTTCAAATAGGTTaaatgttgcagatgaatctaGAGAAGCACGTTACTATGTCGCAGTACAGATACTGGAAGCAAAG GGTTTATCTATAATTGATGATGGTAACAGCCATAACTTCTTCTGTGCCTTGCGTCTTGTTGTTGACAGTCAGGCGTCCGAGCAGCAAAAGCTTTTTCCTCAGAGTGCAAGAACAAAGTGTGTCAAGCCTATAATATCAAGAATTAATAGTCGGGATGAAGGCAATGTAAAGTGGAATGAACTTTTTATATTTGAAGTTCCCCGAAAG GCCCCTGCCAAGTTGGAAATAGAGGTTACAAATCTTGCTGCAAAAGCCGGGAAAG GGGATGTCGTGGGTGCACTTTCCTTTTCTGTTGGACATGGTGCTAATACTCTTAAGAAAGTTGCTTCAGTGAGAATGTTTCATCAACCATATGATGCTCAAAATATTAGATCGTATCCATTTACTAGAATG GGTCAGCAAAGCAATGTTGAATTCATGCATGACAGCTCCCTCGTTGTTTCAACTTCTTATTTTGAAAGAAATACTATTGCTAATCTTCAAAAAGAATTGGAAAGTGAAAATACTAGGGATAGAGACATAGGTTTTTGGGTGGGTCTTGACCCACAGGGTGAGTGGGAGAGTGTCCGATCATTACTTCCACTTACAGTTGGTCCAAAATTCTTACAGAAGGAATATATCGGTATGGAAGTTGTGATGAAAAATGGGAAGAAGCATGTAATTTTCAGGGGTCTTGTCGGAGTAGTGAATGATTCAGATGTTATATTGACTATTTCAACGTGTAATGCTTCTTGTGGTCATGAGCCCTCACTTGGAACAAGCACTTCGAATACAGTGGTTGAAGAAGTCTTTCAAAATCAGTATTATCAGCCATCATCAGGTTGGGGTAACAGTTGGCCAGGTGTACACCCTGATAATCCTAGACACTGGAGCACAAGGGACTTCTCGGCCTCATCAAAG GACTTCTTTGAACCTCCACTTCCTCCTGGGTGGAAATGGGCTTCAGGTTGGTCTATAGAAAAGTTTCCGCATGTTGACAAGGAAGGCTGGGCATATGGATCAGACATTAAAAATTTAAGATGGCCTCCTACTTCATCAAAATCTTCAACAAAATCGGCCTCTGATGTTGTCCGTCGAAGGCGTTGGATTCGTACTAGACAACCCACTTCTGAACAAGGTGTAGAATCCTTGCAGAGTGGAGTAAGTACTGTGCAACCTGGAGCGTCCACTATTTTATCATGGAGAAGTACGTCAAAGGACTCTGAACAACATTTGCAAATTCGACCTAGCTTTGATAATTCTCAGCCCTCGTATTCATGGAGTCATGCTGTAGCTGTTGGTTCAACTTATATATTTAGCAAAGACCAACAATTAGATCCAGGTTGTAGACCCAATTCTGTGACATCCAATTGTTCTTTAAAGCTAAATGAGATTGAGAAAAAGGATATACTTCTGTGCTGTAATCCTAGCAGTGGAAGTAAACAGTTATGGTTTAGTGTGGGTACAGATGCCTCAGTCCTTAATACTGAACTAAATAACCCTGTATATGATTGGAGAATATCTATTAACTCTCCTATGAAATTGGAGAACCGACTTCCTTGTCCTGCTGAATTTTCAATCTTAGAGAAAACAAAGGAAGGAAATTGTGTCGAGCGACATTGTGGTATCGTTTCTTCTCGTCAGAGTGTACATATCTATTCAGTTGATATTCAGAAACCTTTGTACCTTACTTTGTCTGTGCAGAATGGTTGGGTTATGGAAAAG GAGCCAATTCTTGTGCTGGATCCTGCTTTATCAAATCACGTCTCATCGTTCTGGATGGTTCACCGACAAAGTAGAAG GAAATTGCGTTTGAGTATAGAACATGATATGGGTGGGACAAGTGCTGCACCAAAAACATTAAGACTTTTTGTCCCTTATTGGATTGTCAATGAATCTTCCCTGCCTTTGTCATATCGTTTGGTGGAAGTGGAACCTTTGGAAAATGCAGAGGTGGATTCGGTCTCACTTTCTAGGGCTGTCAGGTCTGCTAAGACAGCTTTGAAAAATCCCATTAGCTCGCTGGATAGAAGGCATTTTAGTTCAAGGAAGAACCTACAAGTACTTGAAGTAATTGAAGACAGCAACCCATTTCCCAGCATGCTTTCTCCACAAGATTATGCTGGCCGTAGTGGAGTTACAATGTTTCAATCTCAGAAAGATACATACTTGTCACCTAGGCTGGGCATTTCTGTTTCGATGCGCTATTCTGAAGTTTACAGCCCTGGGGTTTCTCTGCTTGAACTGGAAAACAAG GAACGTATTGATGTTAAGGCTTTCAAATCTGAAGGATCTTACTACAAGCTTTCAGCATTGTTGAAAATGACTTCAGACAGAACAAAG GTGGTTCAGTTCCAGCCACACACAATGTTCATCAATAGGGTTGGATGTAGTCTCTGCCTACAGCAATCCGATACTCAGTCTGTTGTATGGATACATCCCACTGATCCTCCAAAACCATTTGAGTGGCAGTCGTCAGCTAAAGTTGAACTTTTGAAG TTACGGATAGATGGCTACAAATGGAGTACACCATTCAGTGTAGGTTATGAAGGTATAATGCGCATTAGTTTGAAAAAAGATGTTGGAGATGAAACAATGCAATTAAGGGTTGCAGTAAGAAGTGGCGCTAAGAGATCACGATTTGAAGTGGTTTTTCGTCTGAATTCATTGTCAAGTCCTTACAG AGTTGAAAATCGTTCGATGTTCCTACCCATTCGTTTTCGTCAAGCTGATGGTATCGGTGATTCCTGGCAACTGCTGCTTCCAAACTCTGCTGCTTCTTTTCTGTGGGAAGATCTTGGTAGAAGACGTTTGTTGGAACTCTTGGTAGATGGTACTGACCAAATGAAATCACTGAAGTACGATATCGATGAAATTTCTGATCACACGCCTGTCCATGTAGCAGAAGGACCAACCAGAGCGTTGCGTGTTACAATTGTAAAGGAAGAGAAAACCAATGTTGTTAAGATCAGTGATTGGATGCCTGAAACTGAACCAATAGGAGTTATGAGCCGAAGACATTCATCATCAGTGAATGATTCTCAAAAGCAACAGCTAATGTCAGATACGGACTTTGAGTTTCACATCAATGTTGATCTTGCTGAGTTTGGGGTGTCTATTGTTGATCATACACCAGAGGAAATTTTGTACCTGTCTGTTCAGAATCTTGTTCTGGCATATTCAACCGGTTTGGGATCCGGAATCAGTAG ATTCAAACTCAGAATGTGTGGGCTACAAGTGGACAACCAACTGCCATTAACTCCAATGCCAGTCCTCTTCAGGCCTCAAAGAGCTGTGTCAGAGACTGATTATATCCTGAAATTTTCCATTACAATACAATCAAATGGATCATTGGATCTTTGTGTCTATCCATACATTGGTCTTCAT GGGCCGGAAAGTTCTGCTGCCTTTTTAGTAAACATCCATGAACCTATTATTTGGCGCCTTCATGAAATGATCCAGCAGGTGAAGCTTGGTAGGCTGTCTGAATCTCAAACAACTGCTGCATCAGTTGATCCAATCATTCAAATTGG TGTCCTTAATATTTCGGAAGTACGGTTCAAAGTGTCGATGGCTATGTCGCCAAGTCAAAGACCTAGGGGAGTGCTTGGATTTTGGGCATCTTTAATGACTGCATTAGGCAACACGGAAAATATGCCT GTCAGGATAAACCACAGGTTCAATGAGAACGTATGTATGAGGCAGAGTTCTATGATTAGCATGGCTATCTCAAATATCCGGAAAGATCTTCTAGGCCAACCGCTTCAGCTGCTTTCAGGTGTTGATATATTGGGCAATGCAAGTAGTGCACTTGGACATATGAGCAAAGGTGTAGCTGCATTGTCTatggataagaagtttattcaAAGTCGACAGAGACAG GAAAACAAAGGTGTGGAGGATTTTGGTGATGTTATAAGAGAGGGAGGTGGAGCTTTTGCTAAAGGTTTATTCAGAGGGGTAACTGGCATTTTAACAAAGCCTCTTGAAGGAGCTAAAACTTCGGGCGTCGAAGGTTTTGTTCAGGGTGTTGGGAAGGGTATTATTGGTGCAGCTGCTCAACCTGTGAGTGGTGTTCTGGATCTTCTGTCAAAAACGACAGAAGGTGCCAATGCTATGAGAATGAAAATTGCCTCTGCTATAACATCTGATGAACAGCTTCTCCGGAGGAGGTTGCCTCGTGTTATAAGTGGTGATAATTTGCTTCAATTATATGAGGAGTATAAAGCTCAAGGACAG GTAATACTGCAGTTGGCAGAATCAGGTTCATTTTTTGGCCAGGTTGATCTGTTCAAAGTTCGAGGAAAGTTTGCTTTATCAGATGCTTATGAAGATCACTTTATGCTTCCAAAGGGGAAAATCTTCATGGTCACTCATAGAAGAGTCATACTACTGCAA CAACCGTCCAATATTATTGCTCAGAGGAAGTTCAGCCCTGCAAAGGATCCTTGTTCGATAGTGTGGGAAATACTGTGGGATGACTTTTGTACAATGGAACTGATGCATGGAAAAAAGGACAACCCAAAATCTCCTCCTTCGCAGCTCATTTTATATTTGCAGTCTAGATCATTGGATGTGAAAGAAAATGTTCGTGCTGTAAAATGCTACCCTGAATCCCATCAAGCTCTTCAAGTCTACTCTTCAATTGACCATGCATTGAGCATTTATGGGCCAAATGCCTCAAAA GGAATGCTGAAAAATAAAGTAACCAAGCCATATTCACCACTTGTTGATGGTCCTAATGTAGATGTCACACCAAAAGAAGGGGTATGCCCCTGGTCCCCACAACAGATGCCTGGATCAGCTCCTATCTCTTCAAGTTTTGGAAGCAGTTCCAATCACTAG